Part of the Fundidesulfovibrio terrae genome is shown below.
TCTTGCAGATGCCCTGGATGCCCGAGGCCCTGCGCGGCGGGGCCTGGGTGGTTATCCTGGCCTTGGCCGGATGGCTGGTGCGGCGGGCCGGGGCCAGGGCTGCCAAGGCGGCTGTGGCGGACCAGGCCGGATCGGCCTGTCTGGCCGCCCCGGCCGACGTGGTGTCGCGGCTGGCCGCGTGGTCCGGCTGGATCTATCCGGTGCTGTGCCTGCCCGCCTTGTTCGGCTGGATGAACGTGACCATGCTCGCCACCGAAGGGTGGTTCCTGCTGCTGGTCTTTTTCCAGGCCGGGCTCGGCCTGTACGGGCTGGTGGAGCGCCTTGCGGCACGGCCGTCTTACGATCTGGCCTCGGAACTGGCCAAGGGGCTGGTCGGCGGCGTGGCCCTGCCCCTGACCGCCATCAGCATGGCCGGATGCTTCCTGTTCTGGCTGTCCATGGCCATGGGCGGGCGCAGCGTGTTCTGGTCGCTGGTCAGCGCCGACGTGGAGGAGAGCGGCTTCAGCCTGGACCTGGCCCGCCTCTCGGCCATGTTCATCGGTTTCTATCTGGCGCGCGCCGCCACCCGCGTGGCCGACCGGCTCATCGCCGAGCTCCCGGCCCGGCGCCCGGACCTGGAGCGCGGCGTGCTCAACCTTTTGGAGACCCTGTCCACCTACCTGGTCTGGGGCGTCTACGTGCTCACGGCCATGCGCCTGGCCGGGGCCAGCTTCACCAGCCTAGCGGTGGTGGCCGGCGGCCTGTCCGTGGGCATCGGTTTCGGCCTGCAGAACATCATCAACAACTTCATCTCCGGCCTGATCCTTCTTTTCGGGCGCTCGGTGCAGGCCGGGGACATCCTTCAGATCGGCGAGATATGGGGCGTGGTGCAGCGGGTGAACATCCGCAACACCATCGTGCAGACCTTCGACAACGCCACGCTTTTCGTGCCCAACTCGGACCTCATCGCCCAGAAGATCGTCAACTGGTCCCACAAGGACCGCCGGGTGCGGCGCTCCCTGGAAGTGGGCGTGGCCTACGGGTCGGACACGGCCCGGGTGCACGCGCTTCTTGTGGAGGCGGCCTCGGCCCACCCGCACGTGCTGGCCGACCCCAAGCCCACGGCCCAGTTCACGGCTTTCGCGGACTCCTCGCTCAACTTCAAGCTGCTCTTCTGGGTGGACGACCTGGACAACGCCGGGCGCACATCCTCGGAGATCCACATGGCCGTGGAGCGCATCTTCCGGGAGAACGGCATCGGGATTCCCTTCCAGCAGCGCGAGGTGATCACCGGCGCGCGGCCCGACCCGGAAAGGCAAATTGGCTTTGACTCCGCACCCGAAGCAGGTAGAAAAGAGCCATGAACCAAACCCCCTCCGACGCGGTCGGGAAGGTCTGCGCCCTCACCCTGGCCCAGGAGCGCAACCTGCTCTCTTCGGTGATCGACCAGATTCCCGACGACATCGTGATCCTGGACGCGGCGTCGTGCGTGGTGGACGTCAACCGAGCGGTCACGGACCGGCTCGGAGGGAAGCGGGAGGAATACCAGGGCAAGCCCTGCTGGGAGGTCCTGGCCGGTTTCAAGGGCATCTGCGAGCCCGAGATGGACGTGTCCCGCTGGGAGGCCGTGCGCCATGGCGGCAAAAGCGAGGAGGTCTACACCTCCGTGGATTCCCACGGGCGCATGCAGTATTTCCGGGTGTACCTCTATCCGGTCATGGACGGCGCGGGGGCGCTCTCCCACGTGGTGGTGCTGCGCCGCGACGTCACCCAGGGCACCTACATGGAGCGCAGGCTCCAGCAATCGGAGAAGCTGGCCGCGGTGGGCGAACTCTCCACCTACGTGGCCCACGAGATAAGAAACCCGCTCTTCGCCATCGCCGGATTCGCCAATTCGCTTCTGCGCTCGGGCTCCCTGGACGACAAGGCCCGCTCCAAGGTGTCGGTCATCCTGGAGGAATCCAACCGCCTGGACAAGATTCTGAAAAGCCTGCTCAACTTCTCCCGCCCCACCCAGGGCATGGAAGGGCAGGTGGACGTGAGCCGGGTGGCCGAGGCCACCATGGAGCTCATGTCCCTGGCCTGCCAGAAGCAGGGCATCGAGGTGCGCGTGGAGGCGGGCAACGGACTGCCCATGGTCCACGGCGACCCGGAACTCATCAAGCAGTGCATCATCAACATGGTGAAGAACTCCATGGAGGCCATGCCGGGCGGCGGCCGCATCGACCTGCGCTGCTACATGCGCGGCGACAGGGCCGTGGCCGAGGTGGCCGACACCGGCGCGGGCATCCCGCCTGAGAACCTGGACCAGGTGTTCAACCCCTTCTTCTCCACCAAGGACAAGGGGGCGGGACTGGGCCTGGCCATGATCAAAAAGATTCTGGACGAGTCCGGAGGCTCGGTCGAGCTGGAAAGCGAAGTGGGCAAGGGCACCACGGTGCGCCTGCTGCTCTCGCCGCTCATGGCCGCCGACGAGTCCGACGTGTCCGGCAAGGCCGCGCCGCGTCATGATTCCAAGTGGATCGCGGGCGTGGGAAGCAAGGAGGAGGCGTAAGTGACGCAGGTGGTGCTGGCCACGCGAAACCTTGGCAAGGTGCGCGAACTGCAGGCCATGCTGGAAGGGCAGGACATAGAGGTCCTCGGGCTGGACCGGTTCCCGGAGATCGGCGAGATCGAGGAGACCGGCGAGACCTTCGAGGACAACGCCCGGCTCAAGGCCAAGGCCGTGAGCGAGGCCACGGGCCTCATCGCCCTGGCCGACGATTCGGGGCTGAGCGTGGACGCCCTCGGCAATGAACCCGGCGTGCGCTCGGCCCGCTACTCGGGCGAGAACGCCACCGACGCCTCGAACAACGAGAAGATCCTCGAGGCCATGAAGGACGTGCAGGGCGACAAGCGGGCCTGCAAGTTCATCTCTGCAATCGTGGTCCACGCCCCGGACGGGCACGAGTTGGTCTTCCACGGGGTCTGGTTCGGCAGGCTCGGCCTGGAGCCCAAGGGCGACAACGGCTTCGGCTACGATCCGCTCTTCTACGATCCGGAACTCAGGCTCACCGCCGCCGAGATGACCTCCGAGCAGAAGAACTCCCGCAGCCACCGCGGCCGGGCCATGCGCGAGCTCATGAAATATTTTCCCGGCTTCGTGGACAAGCTTGCCCGCGAGGCCGCCATGACCCCCGAGCAGCGCGACTTTCGCGACAGGTACGAGGGCGTGAAGGGCTGGCTCAAGTTTTTGAGCATGGCCATGATGGGCGCGGTGCCGCTTTTGGCGGCGTTCATCGTCTCGCGCAACTTGAAGTTCATGCAGGCCTTGGAGGCCCCCGGAGGCCCTCCGCGCGAGCTGGCCGCCGAGGTGGCCAAGGCCCTGACCCTTGAGAACGTCCTGGCCACGATGGTGGGATTCCTGGTGTTCTGGGGCGGCATATCGCTCTACCGTCGCAGGAAGGGCGCGGTGCTCCTGGCCAAGATCGCCTGGCTGGCCGTGCCCCTGGCCAGCGGCGTGGAATACCTTGCGACCCAGTATTTCGCCTATCCCCCGAACGTCAGGGACATGGCCTCCATGGCCGCCCTGGCCAACGCCCTGCCGGGGCTCTTCGCGGCCACCATCGCTGTCTACTATCTGACCGTTTCCAAGCGGGTGAAGGCCACCTTCTTTCCGGACGGGGCTTCTTGACAGCCGCCCGGCTTTTCGCACACTGACCATAGCCGATTTTGACAAACTCCGACAAAGGATGAACCATGTGCGGCATCATCGGATATAGCGGACACCGTCCCGCCGTGCCCGTCATCATCGAAGGGCTCAAGCGCCTGGAATACAGGGGATACGATTCGGCCGGAGTGGCCTACGTGCAGCGGGGCGAACTGCGCGTGGTGCGGGCCGAGGGCAAGCTTATCAACCTGGAGAACCGGCTGGCCGAGTCCCCGTCGCACACCGCCACCTCGGGCATGGGGCATACCCGCTGGGCCACCCACGGCCTGCCCGTGGAGCGCAACGCCCACCCCCACCGCGACGCTTCCGGCAAGATCGCCCTGGTGCACAACGGCATCATCGAGAACTACCAGGAACTGCGCGAGGAGCTTAAAAGCCAGGGCGTCGCCTTCGCCTCCGAGACCGACACAGAGGTCCTGGCGCAGCTGGTGGGAAAGTACCTGGCCGAGACCGGCAAGCTGGACCTGGCCGTGTCCAAGGCCCTGTCGCGGGTGGACGGCTCCTACGCCATCTGCGTGGTGTCGCTGGAGCATCCCGGCATCCTGTACGCCGCACGCAAGTCCTCGCCGCTGGTCATGGGCGTTGGCGTAGGCGAGAATTTCGTGGCCTCCGACATCCCGGCCTTCCTCCCCTACACCCGCGAGGTGGTCTTCTTGGAGGACGGCGAGATGGTGCGCATCGACGCCAATTCCTGGAAGGTGATGGACGCCGCCACCCTGGAGCCGGTGGAGAAGACCCCCCAGCACATCGCCTGGGACGTGCAGGCGGCCCAGAAGGGCGGCTACAAGCATTTCATGCTCAAGGAAATCTTCGAGCAGCCCCGGGTCATCTCCGACTGCCTGGCCGGGCGCATCGACCACAAGGCCGGCAAGGCCCACCTGCCGGACCTGGAAGGCTTGCCCGCCCCCACGCGCCTGACCATCGTGGCCTGCGGCACCAGCTACCACGCCGGGCTGTGGGGCATGTACCTGCTTGAGACCTGGGCCAAGATTCCCACCCGGGTGGAGATCGCCTCCGAGTTCCGCTACCGCGATCCGATCCTGGGCCCCGGCGACACGGTGCTGGCCATCTCCCAGTCCGGAGAGACCGCCGACACTCTGGCCGGGATGCGTCTGGCCCGCGAGCGCGGGGCCACGGTCATTGGGCTGTGCAACGTGGTGGGCTCCACTGTCTCGCGCGAGTCCGACCGGGTCATCTACACCCAGGCCGGTCCGGAGATGTCCGTGGCCTCCACCAAGGCCATGTGCTCCCAGCTGACGCTCTTGACCCTGCTGGCCCTGCACTGGGGGCAGGAGAAGGGCGTGCTGCCTCCGGACGCGCGGGCCAACTGCCTGAAGGCCCTCACGCACCTGCCGGACATCCTGGCCGCGGAGCTTCCGCGCATGCGCACCCGCGCCCAGGAGCTGGCCCGGGCCTACTCCGAGGCCCGCAGCTTCCTCTACCTGGGGCGCGGCCCGTGCTATCCCCTGGCCCTGGAGGGCGCGCTCAAGCTCAAGGAGATCAGTTATATCCATGCCGAAGGCTATGCCTCGGGCGAGATGAAGCACGGCCCCATCGCCCTCATCGACCCCAAGTTCCCCACCTTTGCCCTGGCCCCCTGCGACGAGCTCTTCCCAAAGGTGAAATCCAACCTGGAGGAGGTGCAGGCGCGCGGTGGCAAGGTCATCGCCCTCACCCGGGCCGGGTCCGAGCTGCACGTGGACCACGCCTGGGAGGTGCCCGAGGTGTGGGGGCCCATGAACACCTTCATGCTCCTGCCCGCGCTGCAGCTCTTCGCCTATGAGATGGCCGACTACCTGGGCAAGGACGTGGACCAGCCGCGCAACCTGGCCAAGAGCGTCACGGTGGAGTAGCCCCGAAGTGAAGTTCAGGACCTTTCTCGCGTTTGCCGCCGTTCTCTGGGCCGGACTGGTCCTGTTCACCGTGCCCGCCTGGGCTGAGTCCGCGCAGCCCGGGGCCAAAGACGCCGCCGCTTCCGCCCGGACCGGCTCGAAACCGGCCGGGAAATCCGCGAAAAAGGACGCGCCCAAACCCGCCGCCGGGGCCAAGGCCCCGAAGAAGGCCGTGGTCACGGACGTGCAGGTCTATTCCGGACGCGACTATTCGCGCATCGTGCTGGTGCTCTCAGGCGAGGCCGGGCGCAAATGGCAGCTCCTGCCGCCGGACCCCAAGGACGGCGGCGTGCGCCGCCTGTATGTGGACTTGGACGATACGGTGATCAAGCCCGGGGTGCCCAGCCGCTTCGACGTGCGCGGCGACGTGGCCCGCAAGGTGCGCCTGAGCTATTTCAAGCCGGGCGTGGCCCGCCTGGTGGTGGAGGTGGAAAACCTCAAGAACCAGCAGGTGTTCGAGCTGGAGAATCCCTGCCGGGTGATCGTGGACGTGCAGGGCGAGGCCTCCAAAAAAGATCCGGCCCAGGCCAAGGGCGCGGAGAAGGACGCATCCGGGAAATCCGCCAGGGACAAGGCGGGCAAGGACGGCTCCAAGGCCAAGACCGACGGGAAGGGCGCGCAGGCGTCCGCGCCCTCGCCGGTGATGGCCGACGACGGCAAGCCCGGCTCCCCAGGCGTGAACCTGGCCACCCCCGGGCGCCGGAAGATGGCCAAGCAGCTGGTGGAGCAGCTGGGGCTCACGGTGCACACGGTGATGGTGGACGCGGGCCACGGCGGCAAGGACCCCGGCGCGCACGGCCCCGGCGGACTCTATGAGAAGAACGTCACCCTGGAGGTCGCGAAGCTCCTGGGCAAGCGCCTGGAGCACATGGGCTTCGAGGTGCTCTACACCCGCTCCCAGGACAAGTTCGTCCCCCTGGAGGTGCGCACGGCCATGGCCAACGCGCGCAAGGCCGACCTGTTCGTGTCCGTGCACTGCAACGCGCACCCCGATCCGGGTTCGTCGGGCCTGGAGACCTATTCGCTGAACCTGGCCTCCACCGCCGACGAGGTGCGTGTGGCCGCCCGCGAGAACGCCGTGGACCCCAGGCGCATCTCGGACATGCAGAAGATCCTGGACGACCTCATGCACGCCTCCAAGCTGACCGAGTCGCGCGACTTCGCCAAGACCACGCACCAGTCGGCCCTGTCCCAGGCCCGCAAGAGCCTCAACCTGCGCGACCGGGGACTGCACGAGGCTCCCTTCTACGTGCTGCTCGGGGCCAAGATGCCCGCCATCCTGGTGGAGATCGGCTACATCACCAACCCCGCCGAGGCCGCCAAGCTGCGCGACGCCAAGTACCTGGACGGCCTGGCCCAGGGCATCGCCGACGGCGTGAAGGCCTACAAGGAACGCATCGAACGCTTCGCGGACAAGGGGTAACGGGGACCAGGGAGGACGCCCGGGGAGAGGCCGGATCGTTGGCGGTGGACGGCTGCGGCCGGCAAGGGGAAGCCTCCGGCGGCCACTGGAACCAGCCCCTTTGGAATCCCGTTTTTTGAGACGTTCAGGGGGGTGTCCGGCTGAGAGGGCGTTCGCCCCCTTAAGATTGTTTGCCTCTCGGCCGATTCCTGGTATGGGTTTGTCAAACCAGGAGGATTTGCCATGAAAAGGTGTCTTTTGGCTCTCGTCTGTATGGCCGCTCTTTCAGGGAGCGCCCTGGCCCAGTCTTCGCCCTCGTTCACCTATCCCGGCCTCGAAGGCCTGCTCTACAGCGGCATGACCGCACAGCAGCAGAACGTGTACAACGCCATCCAGGTGTACATGAACTACTCCACCCAGGTGGTCACGGCCGCCGCCTACAGCAGCGCCCAGAAGAAGCTCCAGAACGGGGAGACGCTCACGGCCTTCGACAACACGCTCCTGGCGCGCGGGCCGTTCGCCATCACCACCGGCAACCAGGCGTTCGTGCCCATCGGCGGCACGACCACCACGACGCCGTAGCGGAACGGGGTCAGACCCTTGCGCCGCCGCTCCGGGACAGGCGGACAGTCCCGGAGCAGGCGGAGCCGTCGCCTTCAGGTGCCGGAGCCGCAGGCTCGTCCGGCCGCGCCGTCGCGTCCTTTTCCGCCTCGATCTCCCTGGCCCAGGCACTCAACTCCTTGAGAATGGGCACCAGCCCCGCGCCTCGCCCGGTGAGCGAATACTCCACCCTTGGCGGCACCTGGGGATGCGCCCGGCGCAACACCAGTCCGTCCGCCTCCAGTTCGCGCAGCTGCTGCGTGAGCATCTTCTGGGTCACGTTGGGCATGAGCCTGCGCAGCTCGCCGAAGCGAAGCGTCCCTTGCGCCCCCAGCAGCCAGAGGATGATGGGCTTCCACTTGCCGCCCACCATCATGAGCGCCAGCTCCATGGAGCAGTAATACTGTTTGCCGTTGTGTTCCTTGGGGATGCAGCGGGGAGCGTTCTTGGTCATGTTCGGGCCTGCCTGGGGTGTTTGGCGGGTGGTTCCCGGGAGGGAACCAGCGCACCGGTTTGTGCCTGCTTGCCAAGCGCCGCAAGAATAGTACAAGCGGCGCAAACGGTAAACGTGTCCAGCCTGGCCGCATCCCGGCGGAGGGACCCGGCGGCCCGGGCGCAGACGCGAACCGCAAGCGAGGAAGCCAATGGATCTCATCACCGTCGATACGTCCGCCTGCCAGCGTGACGGCATGTGCTTGGAAGTCTGCCCCGTGGGATGCATCGAAACGGACGCCGACGGCTTTCCCCGGCAGACTCCGGACGCGACCTGCATCGCCTGCGGGCATTGCGTGGCCGTGTGCCCCCATGGAGCCCTGTCCAACGTGAACGTGGACGCCGGAGCCTGCCGCCCGGTGCCCAAGAACCTGCCCGGAGAAGAGGCCGTGCGCGCGCTCATGCTCACAAGGCGCTCGGTTCGGGCCTACAAGGACAAGCCCGTGGACCCCGCCGTGCTGACCGGGCTTCTGGACACGGCCCGCTACGCCCCCACGGCGGTCAACACCCAGCACGTGTCCTGGGTGGCCTGCGCGGACCCGGCCAAGGTCAGGCAGGCCGCCGGCTTGTGCATGGAGTGGCTGCGGGGCGCGGGCATCTATCCGAAAATGGTCGAGGCCTGGGACAAGGGCCATGACGCGGCCCTGCGCGGGGCCCCGGCCTTCGTGGTGGCCCACTGCCCGGCGGACTATGCCTGGGGCGACGTGGATTGCACCATCGCGCTCAGCTACCTGGAGCTGGCGGCGGCCTCGGCCGGGCTCGGCACCTGTTGGGCCGGGCTTCTGACCCGCGCCGCCCAGGCCAGCCCGGCCCTGTCCGCGCTGCTGGGCATCCCCGAGGGCCGCACGGCCAAGGGCGGGCTCATGATCGGCCACGCCAAGTACCGCTACCGCCTGATCCCGCCCAGAAACGAGGCCTGCATCTCCTGGGTGTAGGCTCCGGCCCCCTTCCGTTCCCGTCCCCCTCCGACGGCCGCCCTCCGCCGGGGGAGGGACGGTTCATTCGAGGCTGGGACCCAGCTGAGCGGGAGCCTCGGCCGGGTTGTTCGCGCCGGAGGCCGTGTCCGCCCTTGACGAGGGGCTGCGCGGCCACTAGGTTGATCAAGGCTGGGCGTGCTTTCCCCGCCGATCCATCCCTTCTCGCGAGGTCGTGATGCGTTTGCCATGTACGCGCGTGTCGCTTTGCGCGGCCGGTTTTGTGGTCCTGGCGGCTTTGTTGTTGGCGGCCTGGCCTGGCTTGGCCGAGGTCTACACCTGGAAGGACGAGAAGGGCGTGGTCCACATGTCCGACCGCAAGGCCCTGGACGCGGGCAAGAACGTCACCGAGATGACCGGCGTCAAGGGCCAGCCCGTGCAGGGCGGTCGCAGGGAGATGATCCAGGCCATGCTGGCAAGCGCCCGCAACGACGCCCGGTACGTGGAGCTCCAGAAGCTCGCGGCCGAGTACAAGCGCAGCCACACCTATTCCATGGCCGACTATTTCGTGTGCGTGGACATGGCCCTGGACATGGCCAACATCCTCAAGACCAAGAATTTCGCCCCCAAGGTGGTGGCGGGCAGCTTCAAGGTGGATACCGCCGGGATGGCTCCGGACAAGGCCATGAAAGCCTACGACCACGCCTGGGTGGTGGTGGAGCTCTCGCCGGGGGTGAACGTGGCCCTGGAAACCACGGGGGGATTCGTGGTGGACGAGAAAATTCCCAACTTCGAATATTATTACCAAGGGTTGGTCTTCCAGTCGCCCCGGCAGGCCAAGGAGACCGACGTGCTCATCCGCTCGGTCAACGAGACCTGCGGCAAGGCCCAGGAACTCATCAAGGACTGGAACAACACCCAGGCGGGCCGGGTGGTGGACCAACGCGGCCTCGAGGCCAAGGGCCGCATGGACGCCAAGATCTCCGAATGCACCTCCGTGAGCCAGCAGTATGCGGAACTGATCAAGTCGCAGTACAAGAGGCTGTACTGAGGCGGCGCGCCGCAACGGGTGTCATTTCGTTCCCGCGTTCCTGATCTTGCCCAGCAGGTGCTTCTCCATCTCCCTGCCATCCTTGCGCAGCCGGATCAGCTCGGCCTCCAGCACCTTGAGCTTGCCGGTCATGTCCTCACCGAGCTTTTTCAGTCCCTCGATTTCGGCCTGGGACCTCGCCAACTCGGCCTTCAGGGCGTCCACGGTTTCCTCGGGGAGGGCGGCCTGAAGCGGCGGGACGGGGTGGCCGGGCTGGGTCTGGGCCAGGTATCCCTGCAGGCGCTGCCCGATGGCCTCGGCCATGGCCGCGCCAATGCGCATGGCCATCTCCTCCCCGGACATGGTCCCGGTTCCGGCGTATCCGGCAGCGGGCACCGGCGTGACCACCAGCGGTTCGCCCGGACCGGCCTGGGGCGGGTAGCGGCGCAGCAGCTCGGCCTTGGCGTCGGACAGGGACATTCCGGATTCCAGGAGCGCCCCGATGGCCTTGAACACCTCCACGGCGTCCGCCGGGAAGCGCTTGTGGCGACCCTGGCCGACGCTCGGCAGCGCCTGGCCGAAACGGTTCTTCCAGTAGTGCAGGGTGGACTCGGGCAGGTCCAGCAGCTTGGCGATGGCCGAGATGGAGTACAGCTTGGTTTCGGTCACGGTGGCTTCCTCGGGAGGGTTTCCAGTTGAGTAGATCGGGCGGGAGGGCGCGTCAACGTTCTCGTGGCGGACGGGCGTATGTTGCGGCAAGGTTCACCGGAACTTCATGATCCCGCAACATGGCGCGGGTAGCTCAGGGCGACAGGACTCCACACTATCGGGAGGCAGCCATGAATCACACGACCACGCCCCATCGGGGCGATCTTTTCTCCCTTGAGGCGAGCATCAAGAACCCCCTGGCCAGATCGGTGATCAAGGCCGTGGGCAAGCCGCTGGGCAAGGTCCTGGCGCTGGACAGGATATCGGAACGCTGGCGGGGCATCCCCGAAGGGGCCACGGGCTCGGACTTCCTGCGCGGGCTCATCCGCGCCTTCGGCTTCGGCAGCTCGGCCACGGCCGAGGACCTGGCCCGCATCCCCAAGGACGGCCCCGTGGTGGTGGTGGCCAACCATCCCTTCGGCGGCATGGAGGGCCTGCTCCTGGCCGAGATGCTCCACGCGGTGCGCCCGGACGTGAAGATCATGGCCAACTACCTTTTGGGGCGCATCCGCGAGCTGCGCGACATGTTCATCCTGGTGGACCCCTTCGGAGGCGAGAAGTCCCTGGCCCGCAACATCGCCCCCCTGCGCGAGAGCGTGGCCTGGCTGCGCGACGGGGCCTGCCTGGGCGTGTTCCCGGCCGGCGAGGTGGCCCACTTCTCCGTGCGCGAGCGTCGCGTGGCCGAACCCCGCTGGAGCCCGTCCATCGCACGCATCATCAAGTCCTGCGGGGCCACGGTGGTGCCGGTGCACTTCTCGGGGGCAAACGGGCCGGTGTTCCACCTGGCCGGGATGCTGCACCCGAGGCTGCGCACCATGCTGCTCGGCCGCGAGTTCGTGAACAAATCCCGCAAGACCGTGGAGGTCCGGGTGGGCCAGCCCATCGGAGCCGAGCGGCTGGCGGACATGACCGACAGCCAGGCCGCCGACTACCTGCGCCTGCGCACCGAGGTGCTGGGCGGAGCTTCACTGCGGCAGGGGCGCATCCTCAAGCGTTTTCCGGTGCGCACAATCTCCCGCCAGGAGGCCCTGGCCGCCCCGCAGGACGCCGGGCTCATGGCCGAGGAGCTGGCCCGGCTGCCCGAAAAAAGCCTGTTGCTGGAAAGCGGGGAGTACAAAGTCTACGAGGCCCGCGCCCGGGAGATTCCCCAGGTGCTCAAGGAGATCGGCCGGCTGCGCGAGCTGACCTTCCGCAAGGTGGGGGAGGGCACGGGCAAGTCCTGCGACCTGGACGGGTTCGACGCCCACTACGCCCACGTCTTCATCTGGAACGGGAAGAAGCACGAAGTGGTGGGGGCCTACCGCCTGGGGCGCTCCGACGAGATACTGGCGGCGCGCGGCCCCGGCGGGCTCTACGTGACCACGCTGTTCAAGCTCAAGCCCGCCTTCCTGCACGAGCTGGGGCCGGCCCTGGAGATGGGGCGCAGCTTCGTTCGACCCGAATACCAGCGCAACTACAACTCGCTCCTGCTCCTGTGGCGGGGCATCGGCACGGTGGTGGCCCGCGAGCCCAGGTACCGCAAGCTCTTCGGACCGGTGAGCATCACCAACGAGTACCAGGCCGCCTCGCGCCAGCTCATCGCCGGGTATTTCGAG
Proteins encoded:
- a CDS encoding DUF4124 domain-containing protein, encoding MRLPCTRVSLCAAGFVVLAALLLAAWPGLAEVYTWKDEKGVVHMSDRKALDAGKNVTEMTGVKGQPVQGGRREMIQAMLASARNDARYVELQKLAAEYKRSHTYSMADYFVCVDMALDMANILKTKNFAPKVVAGSFKVDTAGMAPDKAMKAYDHAWVVVELSPGVNVALETTGGFVVDEKIPNFEYYYQGLVFQSPRQAKETDVLIRSVNETCGKAQELIKDWNNTQAGRVVDQRGLEAKGRMDAKISECTSVSQQYAELIKSQYKRLY
- a CDS encoding MerR family transcriptional regulator, giving the protein MTETKLYSISAIAKLLDLPESTLHYWKNRFGQALPSVGQGRHKRFPADAVEVFKAIGALLESGMSLSDAKAELLRRYPPQAGPGEPLVVTPVPAAGYAGTGTMSGEEMAMRIGAAMAEAIGQRLQGYLAQTQPGHPVPPLQAALPEETVDALKAELARSQAEIEGLKKLGEDMTGKLKVLEAELIRLRKDGREMEKHLLGKIRNAGTK
- a CDS encoding lysophospholipid acyltransferase family protein, which translates into the protein MNHTTTPHRGDLFSLEASIKNPLARSVIKAVGKPLGKVLALDRISERWRGIPEGATGSDFLRGLIRAFGFGSSATAEDLARIPKDGPVVVVANHPFGGMEGLLLAEMLHAVRPDVKIMANYLLGRIRELRDMFILVDPFGGEKSLARNIAPLRESVAWLRDGACLGVFPAGEVAHFSVRERRVAEPRWSPSIARIIKSCGATVVPVHFSGANGPVFHLAGMLHPRLRTMLLGREFVNKSRKTVEVRVGQPIGAERLADMTDSQAADYLRLRTEVLGGASLRQGRILKRFPVRTISRQEALAAPQDAGLMAEELARLPEKSLLLESGEYKVYEARAREIPQVLKEIGRLRELTFRKVGEGTGKSCDLDGFDAHYAHVFIWNGKKHEVVGAYRLGRSDEILAARGPGGLYVTTLFKLKPAFLHELGPALEMGRSFVRPEYQRNYNSLLLLWRGIGTVVAREPRYRKLFGPVSITNEYQAASRQLIAGYFESRREMPGLSRLVKPRTPLRGASWLKHAAKTLVADVERLSELVSSVESDRKGIPVLLRQYLKLGGKLLAFNVDRGFSDALDGLIVVDLLETDRKQLERYMGKAGLAGFLEFHQGGFRRSA